A segment of the Caldanaerobius fijiensis DSM 17918 genome:
GCGTAGAAATAGTAGATTGATAAGATTTGTGTGGGAGGAAATATCCGCTATAACCACAAGGAGGTAATGCTGAGATGGCAAAGAGAGGTAAAACTTATCAAGAAAGTCTGAAGCTTATTGATAGAAGTAAATTGTATAGCCTTGGAGAGGCTCTAGATTTGGTGTTGAAGACCGCAAAGGCGAAATTCGATGAAACTATCGACCTCGCAATACGATTGGGAGTTGATCCTCGCCATGCCGATCAACAGGTGAGGGGTACTGTGGTTCTTCCTCATGGTACAGGCAAATCTAAAAAGGTATTGGTATTTGCAAAAGGAGATAAGGCTAGAGAAGCTGAAGAAGCTGGTGCCGATTATGTAGGAGCAGAAGAGCTCATAGATAAGATACAAAATGAAAACTGGCTGGACTTTGATGTTGTCGTTGCTACGCCTGACATGATGGGGGCAGTAGGTAGATTAGGTAGGATATTGGGTCCAAAAGGGCTGATGCCCAATCCCAAAGCAGGTACAGTTACATTTGATGTAGGTAAAGCTGTAAACGAAATAAAGGCAGGTAAAATAGAATACAGGGTTGATAAGACAGCGATTATTCATGTGCCTATTGGTAAGAAGTCTTTTGGCGTCGATAAGCTTGCAGATAATTTTATCGCTTTATATGATGCGGTTGTGAAGGCAAAACCAGCGGCGGTAAAGGGCCAATATATAAGGAGCATCGTGCTTTCATCTACAATGGGTCCGGGCGTTAAGGTTAACCCGGCAAGAGCCACAGAAAGATGATATTGACAGAGCGGCTATGGCGTGTTAAAATACACTCGTTCAAGCGTTTGAGACAAGTTAATAAGAGCTTAACCGTAGACAGCAGGTGATTTATGCTTAAAGAGATTATAAAATCTCGCCTGCCGAGGTTGTGAGAAGTTAAAGAGAAGTATAAAAGGCCTCACTGTGTCTACGGGGGGCCTTTTATTAATTGTCGCATAAATAGCGTGGGAGGAGGTGTTTGATTGCTAAACAAAGCTGAAAAAGCCCAGATAGTGCAGGAACTCAAAGAAAAACTCTCGACTGCACAGGCGGCTATTCTCGTAGATTATAAGGGCATAAATGTAGAAGAGGACACAAAATTGAGGAGAGAATTGAGGCAGTCGGGTGTAGAGTACAAAGTCGTAAAAAACACATTGCTGAGCATTGCGGCAAAAGAACTTGGGTATGAAGGATTGCTGCCATATTTAGAAGGTCCTACAGCTCTTGCCTTGGGAGTTAAGGATCCTGTAGCTCCTGCTAAGGTTTTGTACAATTACGCTAAAGATCACGAGAATTTTAAATTTAAAGTTGGCATATTGCAAGGCAATATTATTGGAGTAGATGAAATTATAAATTTAGCGAAACTGCCGCCAAAAGAAGAGTTGATAGCGAAGGTTTTGGGCTCGATGAATGCTCCTATAGCCAACTTTGTTGGAGTGCTTAGCGCTACTTTGCGCAATTTTGTGTATGTTCTGAATGCTATTAAAGAGAAAAAAGCTGCATAAAAAAATATTTAGGAGGTAGGATTAAATGAATAAA
Coding sequences within it:
- the rplA gene encoding 50S ribosomal protein L1, coding for MAKRGKTYQESLKLIDRSKLYSLGEALDLVLKTAKAKFDETIDLAIRLGVDPRHADQQVRGTVVLPHGTGKSKKVLVFAKGDKAREAEEAGADYVGAEELIDKIQNENWLDFDVVVATPDMMGAVGRLGRILGPKGLMPNPKAGTVTFDVGKAVNEIKAGKIEYRVDKTAIIHVPIGKKSFGVDKLADNFIALYDAVVKAKPAAVKGQYIRSIVLSSTMGPGVKVNPARATER
- the rplJ gene encoding 50S ribosomal protein L10 → MLNKAEKAQIVQELKEKLSTAQAAILVDYKGINVEEDTKLRRELRQSGVEYKVVKNTLLSIAAKELGYEGLLPYLEGPTALALGVKDPVAPAKVLYNYAKDHENFKFKVGILQGNIIGVDEIINLAKLPPKEELIAKVLGSMNAPIANFVGVLSATLRNFVYVLNAIKEKKAA